Proteins encoded in a region of the Stieleria neptunia genome:
- a CDS encoding citrate synthase has translation MATETTEVNETTELNLGDKRVELPIVVGTEDECAVDISNLRSQTGFITLDEGYRNTGSVRSGITFINGEEGVLRYRGIPIEQLAESSNFIETALLLIYGELPSAEHLSHFRRLLTEHEMIHEGMRNSFLGYPTHGHPMAILSSMINTLSCYNADVMEMEDAASFENAAARLISKIRTVAAYAYRTSIGQPLVYPHPELSYCRNFLHLMFSTPNRTFEPDPDVVRALTLFLILHADHEQNCSTSTVRMVGSSGANLFASCSAGVCALWGPLHGGANVAVMDQLQRIKSSGMSVKELIERVKQKKEKLYGFGHGVYRSYDPRAEILRRHVPKVLGKLGRNDPLLEIAKELEEIALSDDYFVSRNLYPNVDFYSGILLRAIGIPVNMYTVMFAIGRMPGWIAHWKEVRDSNSRIYRPRQIYNGPTVRDYTAMEWR, from the coding sequence ATGGCCACCGAAACCACCGAAGTGAACGAGACCACCGAACTGAATCTTGGCGACAAACGCGTCGAATTGCCGATCGTCGTCGGGACGGAGGATGAATGTGCCGTCGACATCTCGAATCTCCGCAGCCAAACCGGCTTCATCACGCTGGACGAGGGCTACCGCAATACCGGTTCGGTGCGTTCCGGGATCACCTTCATCAACGGGGAAGAAGGTGTGCTTCGCTACCGTGGGATCCCGATCGAGCAACTGGCTGAATCTTCCAACTTTATTGAAACCGCGCTGCTGCTGATCTATGGCGAACTCCCCTCGGCGGAACACTTGTCGCATTTTCGGCGGCTGCTGACCGAGCACGAGATGATCCATGAGGGGATGCGGAACTCGTTTTTGGGTTACCCCACCCATGGTCATCCGATGGCCATCTTGTCGTCGATGATCAACACCTTGTCGTGCTACAACGCCGACGTGATGGAGATGGAAGACGCGGCCTCGTTCGAAAATGCCGCCGCCAGGTTGATTTCCAAGATTCGTACCGTCGCGGCCTATGCGTACCGAACCTCGATCGGTCAGCCGCTCGTCTATCCGCATCCGGAACTGAGCTATTGCCGCAACTTTCTGCACCTGATGTTTTCCACGCCCAACCGAACGTTCGAACCGGATCCCGATGTCGTTCGCGCGTTGACACTGTTTCTGATCTTGCATGCCGACCACGAGCAGAACTGTTCGACCTCAACCGTTCGGATGGTCGGATCATCCGGGGCCAATTTGTTTGCGTCGTGTTCCGCCGGCGTTTGCGCCCTGTGGGGACCGCTGCACGGGGGTGCCAATGTCGCCGTGATGGACCAGCTGCAACGGATCAAGAGTTCGGGCATGAGCGTGAAAGAGTTGATCGAGCGTGTCAAACAAAAGAAGGAAAAGCTGTACGGGTTCGGCCACGGCGTCTATCGGAGTTATGATCCGCGCGCCGAAATCCTTCGCCGTCACGTGCCCAAGGTACTGGGCAAACTGGGGCGCAACGATCCACTGTTGGAGATCGCCAAAGAACTCGAAGAGATCGCCTTGAGTGACGACTATTTTGTCAGCCGCAATTTGTATCCGAACGTCGACTTCTATTCAGGGATCTTGTTGCGAGCGATCGGCATCCCGGTGAACATGTACACCGTGATGTTTGCCATCGGCCGGATGCCGGGTTGGATCGCGCACTGGAAAGAGGTCCGCGACAGTAACAGCCGCATCTACCGCCCGCGTCAGATCTACAACGGCCCGACAGTTCGCGATTACACCGCAATGGAGTGGCGTTAG
- a CDS encoding response regulator: MVDSIATTETRDGRQARDAASVASRLSFDAWVPLLAAAATSMVVLVCVWVLNKNSRGRYVQEIQARTVRDLATVRGEAEKAINKRVYLTSGLKAHVSVHPEMTSQEFADISALLMQEAEGIRSVTSIKNDVINDVYPLEGNEDAVGFELLEDPKQRAAAIHAKETGKPWLYGPVELIQGGYAFVYRAPVNETVPGQSPGGGDYWGMVSILIDKQVLFDEISASVPDDLSIAIRGRNDQGGPGEIIHGNESLLNAKPIVSEIALPTGSWKLYGVPSDGWPTASPDAAQLRVLGVLLALLAGSLVYLVVRSNQRYREYANQLEFAHATAQRSAQEATLAKLAAEEANRAKSQFLANMSHEIRTPLSAVIGITELLLDTSLEQEQRNYLGLVRESGESLLSVINDILDFSKIEAGKLDLVPTPFEIRESLGDMMKPMGLRAGAKQVELTLHVAPDVPPVMEGDAHRLRQILVNLVGNALKFTEQGEIAVGVSVDSATADECEIHFQVRDTGIGIAADKLSHIFEAFEQAEGGTARRFGGTGLGLAICSRLVEMMGGRIWVESELGVGSTFHFTGVFGIETDADVVDQHDTQALQDARVLIVDDLATSLMILEEMVRGWGMRPTSVSSADQAIEALRDAQIRNAAFQLLLTDVHMPNRSGFDLVSEIRSDPTLKDLPVIACTAYDQPGDHQRWNELEIYRYLMKPVKQTELFDAVLGVLGVSAIAKPDESPTADAQCDIRPLNILLAEDNQVNQTLAIALLKKWGHTVTLASDGKEALEQYLSGSYELVLMDVQMPEMDGMEATRRIREAEREQGGHVPIIALTAHALAGDQEKCLAAGMDGYVSKPLRINELRDAISSFFVDDSPADPSGDSSPEFDRAEVESSAATDPTDWSKALELCAGDQNLLIDILAAFLEETPRLMSELEQALADEDCQAARRSAHTLKGALQALGLASMADLAFQVEQQATSDSLAESDPTVAQLRQQLDAAVADARRVVNGERIAQ, encoded by the coding sequence ATGGTCGATTCTATCGCCACCACGGAAACACGCGACGGGCGTCAAGCCCGTGACGCGGCATCAGTGGCAAGCCGTTTGTCGTTCGACGCCTGGGTTCCGTTGCTGGCCGCCGCCGCAACCAGCATGGTCGTGCTGGTTTGTGTGTGGGTTCTGAACAAGAACTCCAGGGGGCGGTACGTCCAGGAAATTCAGGCGCGCACCGTCCGGGATTTGGCGACCGTGCGTGGGGAAGCGGAAAAGGCGATCAACAAACGCGTCTATTTGACATCGGGGCTAAAGGCGCATGTTTCCGTGCATCCAGAGATGACGTCCCAGGAATTTGCGGATATCTCTGCCTTGCTGATGCAGGAAGCGGAGGGGATCCGCAGTGTCACGTCGATCAAGAATGATGTGATCAACGACGTGTATCCTCTGGAAGGGAATGAGGACGCCGTGGGATTCGAGTTGCTCGAAGATCCGAAGCAACGTGCGGCGGCGATACATGCCAAAGAAACCGGAAAGCCTTGGTTGTATGGGCCCGTCGAATTGATTCAGGGCGGTTATGCGTTTGTCTATCGGGCGCCCGTTAACGAGACGGTGCCAGGTCAGTCACCCGGTGGCGGTGACTACTGGGGAATGGTCTCGATTCTGATTGACAAGCAAGTGTTATTTGACGAGATTTCGGCGAGTGTCCCCGATGATTTGTCGATCGCGATCCGAGGTCGCAACGATCAGGGAGGGCCGGGGGAGATCATTCACGGGAATGAATCCCTGCTCAACGCCAAGCCGATCGTCTCCGAGATTGCGCTTCCGACGGGAAGTTGGAAACTCTACGGAGTTCCGAGTGACGGTTGGCCGACGGCCTCTCCCGACGCCGCGCAGTTGCGCGTCTTGGGAGTGCTCTTGGCGCTGTTGGCGGGCAGCCTGGTGTACTTGGTGGTGCGATCCAACCAGCGTTATCGCGAGTACGCGAACCAATTGGAATTTGCCCATGCGACGGCGCAACGCAGTGCCCAGGAGGCAACGCTGGCCAAGCTTGCCGCCGAAGAGGCGAATCGCGCCAAAAGTCAGTTTTTGGCCAACATGAGCCATGAGATACGAACACCGCTGAGTGCCGTGATCGGAATCACGGAACTGTTGCTCGATACCTCGCTCGAGCAAGAACAACGCAATTATCTGGGGCTGGTTCGTGAGTCGGGTGAGTCATTGCTGTCCGTCATCAACGACATCCTGGATTTTTCCAAGATCGAAGCCGGCAAACTCGATTTGGTCCCCACGCCGTTTGAGATTCGCGAAAGTTTGGGCGACATGATGAAGCCGATGGGGTTGCGCGCCGGTGCCAAGCAGGTGGAACTGACCTTGCACGTCGCTCCCGATGTTCCACCTGTGATGGAAGGCGACGCGCATCGGTTGCGACAGATCTTGGTGAATCTTGTCGGCAACGCACTGAAGTTCACCGAACAGGGGGAAATCGCGGTCGGCGTTTCGGTGGATTCGGCGACCGCCGACGAGTGCGAGATTCACTTTCAGGTGCGTGACACCGGCATCGGAATCGCCGCGGATAAGTTGTCGCATATCTTTGAGGCCTTTGAGCAGGCCGAGGGTGGCACGGCGCGCCGCTTCGGCGGCACCGGATTGGGCTTGGCCATCTGTTCTCGATTGGTCGAAATGATGGGAGGCCGGATTTGGGTGGAAAGCGAACTGGGGGTCGGCAGCACCTTTCATTTCACCGGCGTGTTTGGCATCGAAACGGACGCGGACGTCGTCGACCAACATGACACCCAGGCCCTGCAAGACGCTCGGGTTTTGATCGTCGATGATCTTGCCACCAGTCTGATGATTTTGGAGGAAATGGTCCGTGGTTGGGGGATGCGTCCGACCTCGGTATCGAGCGCCGATCAGGCCATCGAGGCCTTGCGCGATGCCCAGATCCGAAACGCTGCGTTTCAGCTGCTGCTGACGGACGTCCACATGCCCAATCGCAGTGGATTTGACCTGGTCAGCGAGATTCGAAGCGATCCCACGTTGAAGGATTTGCCGGTGATCGCGTGCACGGCCTACGATCAGCCCGGCGATCATCAACGCTGGAACGAACTCGAGATTTATCGTTATCTAATGAAACCGGTCAAGCAAACGGAATTGTTCGACGCGGTCCTGGGTGTGCTGGGAGTATCGGCGATCGCAAAACCCGACGAATCGCCCACGGCGGATGCCCAGTGCGACATTCGCCCGCTGAACATCCTGCTGGCAGAGGACAATCAGGTCAATCAAACGTTGGCGATTGCCCTGCTGAAGAAGTGGGGACACACCGTCACCCTGGCCAGCGACGGCAAGGAAGCCCTGGAGCAGTATCTGTCCGGATCGTACGAACTCGTGTTGATGGACGTGCAGATGCCGGAGATGGATGGCATGGAAGCGACGCGCAGGATCCGCGAGGCCGAACGAGAACAAGGCGGTCACGTGCCGATCATCGCATTGACCGCCCATGCTTTAGCCGGCGACCAAGAAAAGTGCCTGGCGGCCGGCATGGATGGCTACGTCTCCAAACCGCTTCGAATCAACGAATTGCGTGACGCAATTTCATCGTTTTTTGTTGACGATTCACCGGCTGATCCGTCCGGTGATTCATCCCCGGAGTTCGATCGTGCCGAGGTCGAGTCGTCCGCCGCCACGGATCCGACGGATTGGTCGAAGGCGTTGGAGTTGTGTGCCGGAGATCAGAATCTGTTGATCGACATCTTGGCCGCATTCTTGGAGGAGACGCCGCGATTGATGAGCGAATTGGAACAGGCGTTGGCGGACGAAGACTGTCAAGCGGCGAGGCGCTCGGCCCACACGCTGAAAGGCGCGTTGCAGGCACTCGGTCTGGCTTCCATGGCTGATCTTGCGTTTCAGGTCGAACAGCAGGCGACGAGCGATTCGCTTGCTGAATCCGATCCCACCGTGGCTCAACTTCGTCAGCAACTCGATGCCGCGGTCGCTGACGCGCGTCGGGTCGTCAACGGCGAACGCATCGCCCAGTGA
- a CDS encoding SHD1 domain-containing protein: protein MLCVPRLIALALICSGFAATLHARTWTDKTGAYTLDAELFAFNQEHVVVQRNDGEMGMFPIDVLSDADKAYLQSEEAARLSGANLDKEQAWTMKDGYRLVGRIVDYAKMKVTVQRRRAKSWINDRQYKSLPPVYQVIIRKSLEHLEGIEDVDDRKFDAWLLKQKGQPRVFDIEGVVIELKDGNEYTVPFFLFSNESLKILKTGWDEWLAAHGDAGQDDYEAKNDESFRLQSMAAAMQHQRAINREIAVANLAMNSVTAGLTSFWEVTLYPNQGNMASPGWVVVPGRNSQQAKFNALRQYPGFTVGPIRKVSR, encoded by the coding sequence GAACCTGGACCGACAAAACGGGTGCCTACACTCTCGATGCGGAGCTGTTCGCGTTCAACCAGGAACACGTCGTTGTCCAGCGAAACGACGGAGAGATGGGCATGTTCCCGATCGACGTCCTGTCCGATGCCGACAAAGCATACCTGCAAAGCGAAGAAGCGGCGCGGCTCTCCGGGGCAAACCTGGACAAGGAACAGGCGTGGACCATGAAAGACGGTTATCGGCTTGTCGGTCGAATCGTCGACTATGCCAAAATGAAGGTCACCGTGCAGCGGCGCCGCGCCAAATCATGGATCAACGATCGGCAGTACAAGTCACTGCCGCCGGTCTACCAGGTGATCATACGAAAGAGCTTGGAGCACCTGGAAGGGATCGAAGACGTCGACGACCGGAAGTTCGATGCGTGGCTCCTCAAGCAAAAAGGGCAGCCACGCGTCTTTGACATCGAGGGCGTCGTGATCGAACTCAAGGATGGAAACGAATACACCGTGCCCTTCTTCTTGTTCAGCAACGAGAGCTTGAAGATTTTGAAAACCGGTTGGGACGAATGGCTCGCGGCACACGGTGATGCCGGACAAGATGATTACGAAGCCAAGAATGATGAGTCGTTTCGTTTGCAATCGATGGCGGCCGCGATGCAACACCAGCGGGCGATCAATCGCGAGATCGCGGTCGCGAACCTGGCGATGAATTCCGTGACGGCCGGGCTGACCAGTTTCTGGGAAGTCACGCTGTATCCCAATCAGGGCAACATGGCGTCACCCGGCTGGGTCGTCGTGCCCGGACGCAACAGTCAACAAGCCAAGTTCAACGCGCTCCGGCAGTACCCCGGATTCACCGTCGGACCGATTCGAAAAGTCAGCCGCTAG